Proteins encoded together in one Pseudomonadota bacterium window:
- the lon gene encoding endopeptidase La encodes MSDIYEHQGDDGDGTSVTQAVRVPDDVLLVLPLRDQVVFPGAVSQVSLGRDISVAAAREAVQHQRKLGLVLQRDPQVDVPGAHDLYEVGTIVSVVRYITAPNGMHHLIVQAERRFRVLDYVPGLPFLAARFEALSETVARGPEIEAFSAALRQKAADAVELLPQVSSEIPQALANIESPSALADLVAGLIDVKGAQKQELLETTDVRSRLERLVEMVSRRLEVLKLSREIEEQTQEKVNERQREYMLREQLKTIQRELGEDGSVDSEDLEAQIREARMPEEAEQQALRELRRMRSIPEASAEYSLVRTYLEWLVALPWSRLDEEQIDIARAREILDEDHYGLEKVKKRILEYLAVRKLNPSGRSPILCFVGPPGVGKTSLGRSIARALGLEFVRASLGGVHDEAEIRGHRRTYVGALPGSIIQSIRRAGTRNPVFMLDEMDKLGVGFHGDPSSALLEVLDPQQNGSFRDHYLDLPFDLGQVLFVATANVLDAIPGPLRDRMEVIELPGYTQDEKLEIARRYLVQRQREANGLDGYEVSITDPAIGTIIDGYTREAGVRNLERELGAVLRDAAVRVSEGHEGPIAIDVQDIARILGQPKFESELRLRTSVPGVATGLAWTPVGGDLLFMEATQVPGHGKLILTGQLGDVMRESAQAAVSLAKSRLTQLGSSPTALEGTDLHIHVPAGAIPKDGPSAGVAIYVALASLLSNRQVRSDIAMTGEISLRGLVLPVGGIKEKVLAAARAGLRTVMLPERNAKDLQEIPESAREQLEIIWIRDVDQALAIALGDPDGGTQDSGSEDESTAQRGSSLLV; translated from the coding sequence CTGGTATTGCCCCTACGGGATCAAGTGGTGTTCCCCGGAGCCGTCAGCCAGGTTTCCCTTGGTCGGGACATCTCCGTGGCCGCAGCTCGCGAGGCCGTACAGCACCAGCGCAAGCTGGGGCTGGTGCTGCAACGCGACCCGCAAGTCGACGTGCCAGGCGCCCATGACCTCTACGAGGTTGGCACCATAGTCAGCGTCGTTCGCTACATCACTGCACCGAATGGCATGCACCATCTGATCGTGCAGGCTGAGCGACGCTTCCGGGTGCTGGACTACGTACCCGGACTGCCGTTCCTAGCGGCACGATTCGAAGCGCTGAGCGAGACCGTGGCCCGCGGGCCGGAGATCGAAGCGTTCTCTGCGGCACTGCGGCAAAAAGCGGCGGACGCCGTCGAACTGTTACCCCAGGTCTCCTCGGAGATTCCCCAGGCGCTGGCGAACATCGAGTCGCCGAGCGCGCTCGCTGACCTAGTCGCAGGCCTGATCGACGTGAAAGGTGCCCAGAAGCAGGAGTTGCTGGAGACCACCGATGTGCGTTCGCGCCTCGAACGGCTGGTCGAGATGGTGTCGCGGCGCTTGGAGGTCCTAAAGCTCTCCCGTGAGATCGAAGAGCAGACCCAGGAGAAGGTGAACGAGCGTCAGCGTGAGTACATGCTTCGCGAGCAGCTAAAGACCATCCAACGCGAGCTTGGCGAAGATGGCTCGGTGGACAGCGAAGATCTCGAGGCACAGATCCGCGAAGCTCGCATGCCGGAGGAGGCTGAGCAGCAGGCCTTACGCGAACTGCGCCGCATGCGCAGCATTCCGGAGGCCTCTGCCGAGTACTCTCTCGTGCGTACCTACTTAGAATGGTTGGTGGCCCTGCCTTGGAGTCGCCTCGATGAGGAGCAAATCGACATCGCCCGGGCGCGCGAGATCCTCGACGAGGATCATTACGGCCTGGAGAAGGTGAAGAAACGCATCCTCGAATACCTCGCGGTTCGCAAGCTCAACCCGTCGGGCCGCAGCCCCATTCTGTGTTTCGTCGGCCCGCCTGGGGTCGGCAAGACATCTCTCGGACGCAGCATCGCGCGCGCCCTGGGGCTAGAGTTCGTTCGGGCGAGCTTGGGCGGGGTGCACGACGAGGCGGAGATACGAGGTCATCGGCGCACTTATGTGGGCGCCCTCCCCGGCTCAATCATTCAGAGCATCCGCCGCGCCGGCACACGTAATCCGGTCTTTATGCTCGACGAGATGGACAAGCTCGGGGTCGGGTTCCATGGCGATCCCTCCTCCGCCTTGCTCGAAGTGCTAGACCCCCAACAGAACGGTAGCTTTCGCGATCACTACCTGGATCTTCCCTTCGACCTTGGACAAGTGCTCTTCGTCGCCACCGCCAACGTGCTCGATGCAATTCCCGGCCCCCTGCGCGATCGCATGGAGGTCATCGAGCTCCCAGGCTACACCCAGGATGAGAAGCTGGAGATCGCTCGGCGATATCTGGTGCAGCGCCAACGCGAGGCCAACGGTCTTGATGGCTACGAGGTGTCGATAACGGATCCCGCAATCGGGACGATAATCGACGGCTACACCCGCGAGGCGGGCGTGCGAAACCTCGAACGCGAGCTGGGGGCGGTGCTGCGCGATGCGGCCGTCCGCGTGAGCGAGGGTCATGAGGGACCTATCGCGATCGACGTGCAGGACATCGCCCGCATCCTCGGACAACCAAAGTTTGAGAGCGAGCTGCGCCTTCGCACGAGCGTGCCCGGTGTAGCGACGGGGTTAGCCTGGACGCCGGTCGGCGGTGACCTCCTGTTCATGGAGGCCACGCAGGTGCCCGGTCACGGCAAGCTGATCCTGACCGGGCAGCTCGGCGATGTGATGCGCGAAAGCGCCCAGGCGGCGGTGAGCCTCGCGAAGTCCCGACTCACGCAACTGGGCTCATCCCCCACGGCATTGGAAGGGACGGATCTGCACATTCATGTGCCCGCGGGGGCGATCCCCAAAGACGGGCCCAGCGCTGGAGTCGCGATCTACGTCGCCTTGGCTTCCTTGCTCAGCAACCGCCAGGTTCGCAGCGACATCGCGATGACGGGCGAGATTAGCCTTCGCGGCCTAGTACTGCCGGTGGGTGGAATCAAGGAGAAGGTCTTGGCCGCGGCCCGAGCAGGCCTACGCACAGTCATGCTGCCGGAACGCAACGCGAAGGACCTGCAAGAAATCCCCGAGTCCGCCCGGGAGCAGCTGGAGATCATCTGGATCCGCGATGTGGACCAGGCCTTGGCCATCGCCTTGGGCGATCCCGATGGCGGCACACAGGACAGCGGGTCCGAAGACGAGAGCACCGCGCAACGCGGGAGCAGCCTCTTGGTCTAG
- a CDS encoding NAD(P)H-dependent oxidoreductase: MEPLKWLIFDRRIHSLVSYSTNNFPKDMPTMQLLVISGSHQRNSQSSKVARHLAQRSVELQLFASSEVLDLSASTIPFWDEGAFDPKHEQWKTQLSELNDQLRAAAAYILVSPEWHGTVPSRLKNLMLFFSSATVGHKPALIAAVSGSRGGAYPVVELRATAYKNSRLCFIPEHLIVRNVGEVMNDGEPQGEEDGYIRDRGDFALRGLAEYARAMATMDRSILISKEYANGM, from the coding sequence ATGGAACCGTTGAAGTGGCTAATTTTTGATCGCCGTATCCATTCACTAGTTTCGTATTCAACCAATAATTTTCCCAAGGACATGCCAACCATGCAGTTGCTCGTGATCAGCGGTAGTCACCAAAGAAACTCCCAATCCTCGAAGGTTGCTCGCCATTTGGCCCAAAGATCAGTTGAGCTCCAGCTGTTCGCGAGTAGTGAGGTTCTCGATTTGAGCGCGAGTACCATCCCATTCTGGGACGAGGGTGCCTTCGATCCGAAACATGAACAATGGAAAACTCAGCTATCCGAGCTGAACGATCAGCTTCGCGCGGCCGCAGCTTACATTCTCGTAAGCCCTGAATGGCACGGAACCGTGCCTTCGCGCTTAAAGAATCTAATGCTTTTCTTTTCCTCCGCCACCGTGGGGCACAAGCCCGCTCTCATCGCCGCGGTCTCAGGCTCGCGCGGCGGTGCCTATCCGGTGGTTGAGCTGCGCGCCACGGCTTACAAGAACAGTCGCCTTTGCTTCATTCCAGAGCATCTGATCGTGAGAAACGTCGGTGAGGTCATGAACGACGGAGAGCCCCAGGGCGAGGAGGACGGCTACATTCGCGATCGCGGCGACTTCGCGCTGCGCGGACTCGCCGAGTACGCACGCGCGATGGCTACGATGGACCGTAGCATCCTAATCAGTAAAGAGTACGCCAACGGCATGTAG
- the acs gene encoding acetate--CoA ligase: MGAGQSVSETDEVFPVPKHILEHTRCTEDRYRALYEQSVADSEGFWGEQGKRLDWLGPYSRVRDVSFQQEDLHVGWFTDGVLNVCANCVDRHLPARADDVAIIWESDDPAVDTRITYRELHVEVCRFANALKACGVKRGDRVVLYLPMIPEAAYAMLACARIGAVHSVVFGGFSAEALASRIQDCGAHVVVTADEGVRGGKHVPMKATVDAAIDQVGSHEVRHVLSVRRTGAAVPWDSARDRWWHKLREEVSDSCQAEAMSAEDPLFILYTSGSTGKPKGVLHTSGGYLVYASMTHEYVFDYRPGQIYWCSADVGWITGHSYIVYGPLANGATTLMYEGVPNYPSNKRLWEVIDKHAVEIFYTAPTVIRSLMRDGEGPVKAASRSSLRILGTVGEPINPEAWRWYHDVVGDGTRPIVDTWWQTETGGVAITPLPGATALKPGSATRPFFGIQPALVDSEGKRVEGEGEGNLVLVDSWPGQMRTVYGDHQRFIDTYFKTFPGTYFTGDGARRDADGYYWITGRVDDVLNVSGHRMGTAEIESALVLQDSVAEAAVVGYPHEIKGQGIYAYVTLNAGLQGDEALRSKLVKAVRAEIGPIATIDKLQFAAGLPKTRSGKIMRRILRKIAEDEVSQLGDTSTLAEPAVVEKLVEQRIR, translated from the coding sequence ATGGGGGCGGGTCAATCAGTGTCGGAAACCGATGAGGTATTCCCGGTACCTAAGCACATTCTCGAGCACACGCGGTGCACCGAGGATCGCTATCGCGCGCTCTACGAGCAGTCCGTTGCCGATTCTGAGGGTTTCTGGGGAGAACAGGGCAAGCGCCTAGACTGGCTGGGCCCTTACTCCCGCGTGCGCGACGTGTCCTTCCAGCAAGAGGATCTTCACGTCGGTTGGTTCACGGACGGCGTACTTAATGTTTGTGCTAACTGCGTGGATCGCCACCTTCCCGCTCGCGCGGACGATGTTGCCATCATCTGGGAGTCGGATGATCCGGCCGTTGATACCCGCATCACATACCGCGAGCTGCACGTGGAGGTCTGCCGCTTCGCCAACGCCTTGAAGGCCTGCGGAGTAAAGCGCGGCGATCGGGTCGTTCTCTACTTGCCGATGATTCCCGAGGCCGCCTACGCGATGCTGGCGTGCGCCCGTATCGGGGCTGTCCACTCTGTGGTGTTCGGCGGATTCTCAGCCGAGGCGCTGGCCAGCCGTATCCAGGACTGCGGCGCCCATGTGGTGGTCACAGCGGATGAGGGTGTGCGCGGCGGCAAGCATGTGCCGATGAAGGCCACGGTGGATGCGGCGATCGACCAGGTTGGCTCGCACGAGGTTCGCCACGTGCTCAGCGTGCGACGGACCGGGGCGGCGGTGCCCTGGGACAGCGCGCGTGATCGCTGGTGGCATAAGCTGCGTGAGGAGGTTAGCGATAGCTGTCAGGCGGAAGCGATGAGTGCGGAGGATCCGCTGTTCATCCTCTACACATCCGGGTCCACCGGTAAGCCGAAAGGCGTCCTGCACACGAGTGGCGGCTACCTCGTTTACGCCTCCATGACCCACGAGTATGTCTTCGACTACCGACCCGGGCAGATCTACTGGTGCTCCGCAGACGTCGGCTGGATCACCGGTCATAGCTACATCGTGTATGGCCCTCTGGCCAACGGTGCGACCACGCTCATGTACGAAGGCGTGCCGAACTACCCCAGTAATAAGCGCCTGTGGGAAGTAATAGACAAGCATGCGGTGGAGATCTTCTACACAGCTCCCACGGTGATTCGCTCACTCATGCGCGACGGTGAAGGGCCCGTGAAGGCCGCGAGCCGCTCCAGTTTGCGCATCCTCGGCACGGTGGGAGAACCGATCAATCCAGAGGCTTGGCGCTGGTACCACGATGTGGTCGGTGATGGCACTCGACCCATTGTGGATACGTGGTGGCAAACGGAAACCGGCGGCGTTGCGATTACGCCGCTTCCGGGTGCGACGGCCCTTAAGCCGGGTTCGGCGACCCGTCCCTTCTTCGGGATTCAACCTGCACTGGTGGATAGCGAAGGTAAGCGTGTGGAGGGGGAAGGCGAGGGCAACTTGGTGCTGGTCGACTCTTGGCCTGGACAGATGCGCACGGTGTACGGTGATCATCAACGTTTCATCGACACCTACTTTAAGACTTTTCCCGGCACCTACTTCACCGGAGATGGCGCTCGGCGCGATGCAGATGGTTACTACTGGATCACCGGACGCGTGGACGACGTCCTTAACGTCTCCGGCCACCGCATGGGGACAGCTGAGATCGAGAGCGCGCTGGTCCTGCAGGATAGCGTCGCCGAGGCCGCCGTCGTGGGCTACCCACACGAGATCAAAGGCCAGGGCATCTATGCGTATGTCACCTTAAATGCCGGACTCCAGGGTGATGAGGCCCTACGCAGCAAACTGGTGAAGGCCGTACGCGCGGAGATAGGTCCAATCGCGACGATCGACAAGCTGCAGTTTGCGGCCGGTCTGCCGAAGACTAGGTCAGGCAAGATCATGCGCCGGATCCTGCGCAAGATTGCGGAGGACGAGGTAAGCCAGCTGGGCGACACCTCCACCCTGGCGGAACCCGCTGTGGTCGAGAAGTTGGTGGAGCAGAGGATTCGCTAG
- the cydB gene encoding cytochrome d ubiquinol oxidase subunit II, translating to MGLDLPLVWAGMIAFAVLAYVLLDGFDLGVGLLFPLLRSKRQRDAAMNSVAPVWDGNETWLILGGGGLYAAFPLAYAVLLTALYAPMTAMLIGLVLRGVAFEYRWRTERGRWLWDFAFTFGSLTAAFSQGVTLGALVDGIAVDGRAYAGGWWDWLSPLSVVTGIALVAGYAALGATWLVMKGTEDLEQRARQLATWLCPALLLFIGLISAWMLLMRPEFNERWFARASIHYVAPVPVLTVMVGLGLLQGLRSGQHIGPFLGTTLLFVLSFIGLVISFYPNLLPPSLSFRAAAAPDKSLSFLLVGATALIPLILLYTSYSYWVFRGKVAADEGCH from the coding sequence GTGGGACTCGATCTGCCCTTGGTCTGGGCTGGAATGATCGCGTTTGCGGTGCTGGCCTACGTGTTGCTCGACGGATTCGATCTCGGCGTTGGCCTGCTGTTTCCACTACTTCGGAGCAAGCGACAGCGAGACGCTGCCATGAACTCCGTCGCCCCGGTGTGGGACGGCAACGAGACTTGGCTGATCCTCGGTGGCGGTGGCCTCTACGCCGCATTTCCCCTCGCCTACGCTGTGCTCCTGACCGCGCTCTACGCCCCGATGACCGCCATGTTGATCGGTCTGGTCCTACGCGGTGTCGCCTTCGAGTACCGCTGGCGCACGGAGCGTGGTCGATGGCTCTGGGATTTCGCCTTCACCTTCGGTTCGCTGACGGCTGCGTTTTCCCAGGGGGTCACGCTCGGCGCACTCGTCGACGGCATCGCCGTGGACGGGCGTGCCTACGCCGGCGGATGGTGGGATTGGCTCTCACCCCTTAGCGTGGTCACGGGCATCGCCTTGGTCGCTGGCTATGCGGCCCTCGGCGCGACCTGGTTAGTGATGAAAGGCACGGAGGATCTCGAACAGCGTGCGCGACAACTCGCCACCTGGTTATGTCCGGCGCTCCTGCTGTTCATTGGCCTGATCAGCGCATGGATGCTGCTGATGCGTCCGGAGTTTAATGAACGCTGGTTTGCCCGCGCCTCCATCCACTACGTCGCTCCCGTGCCCGTACTTACCGTTATGGTGGGTCTCGGATTGCTGCAAGGGCTGCGCAGCGGCCAACACATCGGACCGTTCCTGGGCACCACGCTGTTGTTCGTGCTGAGCTTCATCGGCCTCGTGATCAGCTTTTACCCGAACCTACTCCCGCCGAGTCTGAGCTTCCGCGCCGCTGCCGCCCCAGACAAGAGCCTCAGCTTCTTGCTGGTGGGTGCCACTGCGCTCATTCCGCTGATCTTGCTCTACACGAGCTACAGCTACTGGGTGTTCCGCGGCAAGGTGGCAGCCGACGAGGGCTGCCACTAG
- a CDS encoding glutathione S-transferase family protein — MSQPTITLYAIPSSRGMRVTATLEELGLDYEFQAMMPGTDLAKALHCMGKTPVLKYGDLTLIESAAICQFLASRHGLGSLLPAQGSAERAKHDQLLWFVVTELEQPLWTLGKHSFVMPKEARVEAIKPVAREEFSRAMAGFEVLFGEGPFALGEQFTLVDIVTAHTLNWAVSAKCEVSSPKVSDYRARVLERACFVAARAREEAAREG, encoded by the coding sequence ATGTCTCAGCCGACGATCACGCTGTACGCCATCCCCTCCAGCCGCGGGATGCGCGTTACTGCCACGCTCGAGGAGCTGGGGCTCGACTACGAGTTCCAGGCCATGATGCCGGGCACGGACCTGGCGAAGGCGCTGCACTGCATGGGCAAGACGCCAGTGCTGAAGTACGGCGACCTCACTCTGATAGAGTCTGCCGCGATCTGCCAGTTCTTGGCGTCCCGCCACGGGCTAGGCTCGCTGCTGCCGGCGCAAGGCAGCGCCGAGCGCGCAAAGCACGATCAGTTGCTGTGGTTTGTGGTGACCGAACTCGAACAGCCCTTGTGGACCCTTGGCAAACACAGCTTCGTCATGCCGAAGGAAGCACGCGTCGAGGCGATCAAGCCCGTTGCCAGGGAGGAGTTCTCGCGCGCTATGGCTGGCTTTGAAGTGCTTTTCGGGGAGGGGCCTTTCGCCCTCGGCGAGCAGTTCACGCTGGTCGATATCGTGACCGCCCATACGCTCAATTGGGCGGTGTCGGCGAAGTGTGAGGTGAGTTCGCCAAAGGTGAGCGACTACCGAGCGCGTGTGCTGGAGCGAGCGTGCTTCGTAGCCGCACGCGCGCGGGAAGAGGCCGCGCGGGAAGGCTGA
- the trpS gene encoding tryptophan--tRNA ligase, with protein sequence MKRVFSGMQPTNQLHLGNYLGALRNWVGLQDEMDECIYCVVDLHAITQPYDPARLAEATREVAATYIAAGVDPDRSIVFAQSTVPSHAQLMWLFASLAQMGELNRMTQFKEKSGKHRERAALGLFAYPVLMAADILVYKATHVPVGEDQKQHLELTREIARTFNFRYECECLPEPEPLILGAATRVMSLRNGQEKMSKSAQSDMTRINLTDDSDAIAQKIRKAKTDPEPLPESLEELDGRPEARNLINIFAAITQRSPDRVLEEFAGKNFSAFKPVMAEATVAHLGPIAARLRELLADPTELDALLERGAERAEAIASQVVIEVSERMGFWQRRPNTP encoded by the coding sequence ATGAAGCGCGTGTTCTCGGGCATGCAGCCCACCAATCAGCTCCACCTTGGTAACTACCTCGGCGCCCTGCGCAACTGGGTTGGCCTGCAGGACGAGATGGACGAGTGCATCTATTGCGTGGTCGATCTCCATGCGATTACCCAGCCCTACGATCCCGCACGTCTTGCCGAGGCGACGCGAGAGGTCGCCGCAACGTACATTGCCGCTGGTGTCGATCCGGACCGGTCCATCGTGTTCGCCCAATCCACAGTCCCCTCCCACGCCCAGCTCATGTGGCTGTTCGCTAGCCTGGCGCAAATGGGGGAGCTGAATCGGATGACGCAGTTCAAAGAGAAGTCTGGCAAGCACCGCGAGCGCGCAGCGCTCGGCCTCTTCGCATACCCCGTGCTGATGGCTGCGGACATCTTGGTCTATAAGGCCACGCACGTGCCCGTGGGGGAAGATCAAAAGCAGCACTTAGAGTTGACGCGGGAGATCGCACGCACCTTCAATTTTCGCTACGAATGCGAATGCCTGCCGGAACCGGAGCCGCTGATTCTAGGCGCGGCGACCCGCGTGATGAGCTTGCGCAACGGTCAGGAGAAGATGAGCAAGTCAGCGCAATCCGATATGACACGCATCAACTTGACGGATGATTCCGACGCGATCGCACAGAAGATCCGCAAGGCCAAGACCGATCCGGAGCCGTTGCCCGAGTCACTCGAGGAACTCGACGGGCGTCCAGAGGCGCGCAACCTCATCAATATCTTCGCGGCGATCACCCAGCGAAGCCCCGACCGGGTGCTTGAGGAGTTCGCTGGCAAGAACTTCTCCGCCTTCAAGCCGGTGATGGCTGAGGCGACTGTCGCCCATCTGGGGCCCATCGCGGCCCGCCTGCGCGAGCTTCTGGCCGACCCCACCGAATTGGACGCACTGCTCGAACGCGGCGCCGAGCGCGCTGAGGCAATCGCCTCACAGGTGGTGATTGAGGTCAGCGAGCGCATGGGGTTCTGGCAACGCCGCCCCAACACCCCCTAA
- a CDS encoding 3-hydroxyacyl-CoA dehydrogenase NAD-binding domain-containing protein, protein MSNAPNATSSPVVTLSFEHDPAFALVAIDNPPVNGISQGVREGLRWALERATQAPAARAVLIVCAGENFLSGQDIREFGRPVAAPSLRELFSRMESLALPIVVAAHGVALGGGLELLLCADHRVVAQDTLLGFPEINYGLVPGAGGTQRLPRLIGARAALELMGSGKRITATRALELGLVDAVYERPRSPASAALEAAQALLKQQTSRRRVSARTVALNTADDSFDREAAKLLARSRGYRTPGRLVSCVRAASAATFEDGLAVESAEHGACSEDPQHLAMLHMFFSERRARQLPSSAQGAADPVDHIAVVGAGTMGLGIALACLHAGLAVTLHDQSRQASQRARQQVDRLLSRDVERGRLSAAQANARAARLEVTDQLDPLGQAQVIIEAVFEDLALKQRLFCTLDAALPKAALFASNTSTLDVESIARATTRPERVIGLHFFSPAHLMPLVEVVVGDWNRKEAEHLGRDLTRRLNKVGVVVGNGFGFVGNRMLYAYGRENQLMLLEGASPQRIDQVLEDFGFAMGPNAVGDLAGLDVGYRARRAWAERPDDPRFYRVADALVEAERLGQKSGAGCYRYETGSRKAIPDPATDALIRHEADLLGVVQREHGDTEILERCLFALAVEGSRLLESGVAGSAADIDVIWCNGYGFPRHRGGPMHHAEHCGLGRVVEAAERYGALTDQSHQWRVPALLRAAAEGAGRFAER, encoded by the coding sequence ATGTCTAATGCCCCAAACGCTACCAGCTCCCCAGTCGTCACGCTCAGCTTCGAGCACGACCCCGCCTTTGCGCTCGTCGCGATCGACAACCCACCGGTCAATGGCATCTCGCAGGGCGTGCGAGAAGGACTGCGTTGGGCGCTCGAGCGCGCGACCCAAGCGCCAGCGGCGAGAGCCGTGCTGATCGTCTGTGCAGGGGAGAACTTCCTCTCGGGGCAGGACATTCGCGAGTTCGGGCGGCCCGTCGCAGCGCCCAGCCTGCGCGAGTTGTTCTCGCGGATGGAATCGCTCGCGCTGCCCATCGTGGTGGCCGCTCACGGGGTCGCCTTGGGAGGGGGGTTAGAGCTGCTGCTATGCGCCGATCACCGCGTGGTGGCGCAAGACACGCTGCTGGGCTTTCCCGAAATCAACTATGGGCTCGTGCCTGGCGCCGGCGGCACTCAGCGCCTACCGCGACTCATTGGCGCGCGGGCGGCGCTTGAGCTGATGGGCAGCGGCAAGCGCATTACCGCTACAAGGGCGCTTGAGCTCGGCCTCGTCGACGCCGTGTACGAGCGCCCTCGATCTCCCGCAAGTGCCGCCCTGGAAGCCGCGCAAGCGCTGCTAAAGCAGCAGACGTCCCGCCGACGGGTGAGCGCGCGAACGGTAGCGCTCAACACTGCCGACGACAGCTTCGATCGCGAAGCGGCCAAGCTGCTCGCCCGCAGCCGTGGCTACCGCACGCCCGGGCGACTGGTCAGCTGCGTACGGGCGGCGAGTGCGGCCACCTTCGAGGATGGCTTGGCGGTCGAGTCGGCCGAGCACGGAGCGTGCAGTGAGGACCCCCAGCACTTGGCCATGCTGCACATGTTCTTTTCGGAGCGTCGGGCTCGCCAGCTGCCCTCGTCGGCGCAGGGCGCAGCGGACCCGGTAGATCACATCGCGGTCGTCGGCGCTGGCACCATGGGGCTTGGGATCGCGCTCGCGTGCCTGCACGCAGGACTCGCAGTGACGCTGCACGATCAGAGTCGCCAGGCCTCGCAGCGTGCACGGCAACAAGTCGACAGGCTCCTGAGCCGCGACGTCGAACGTGGACGCCTCAGCGCTGCGCAAGCAAATGCGCGCGCGGCTCGCCTCGAGGTCACCGATCAGCTCGACCCATTGGGCCAAGCCCAGGTGATCATTGAGGCCGTCTTCGAGGATCTGGCGTTGAAGCAGCGCCTGTTCTGCACGCTCGACGCCGCCCTGCCAAAGGCGGCGCTCTTCGCCAGCAACACCTCCACGCTCGATGTCGAATCGATCGCGAGGGCAACGACACGGCCTGAGCGCGTCATCGGCCTGCACTTCTTCTCCCCCGCCCACCTCATGCCCCTGGTGGAAGTGGTGGTGGGCGACTGGAACCGTAAGGAGGCCGAGCACCTCGGCCGAGACCTCACGCGGCGCTTGAATAAGGTCGGGGTGGTGGTCGGTAACGGCTTCGGCTTCGTCGGCAATCGCATGCTCTATGCCTACGGTCGCGAGAATCAGCTAATGCTCCTGGAAGGTGCTTCTCCGCAGCGCATCGATCAGGTACTCGAGGACTTCGGCTTCGCCATGGGCCCGAACGCTGTGGGCGATCTGGCGGGACTCGACGTCGGCTATCGGGCTCGCAGAGCCTGGGCCGAGCGACCCGATGATCCGCGCTTCTATCGGGTGGCAGACGCCCTGGTCGAGGCGGAACGCCTCGGACAGAAGAGCGGCGCCGGGTGCTACCGTTATGAGACCGGGAGTCGCAAAGCCATACCCGACCCTGCCACGGACGCCCTCATCCGTCACGAAGCAGATCTTTTGGGGGTGGTCCAACGCGAGCACGGCGACACGGAAATCCTCGAGCGCTGCTTGTTCGCGCTCGCCGTGGAGGGCAGCCGACTGTTGGAGTCGGGCGTAGCAGGCTCCGCCGCGGATATCGACGTCATCTGGTGCAATGGTTATGGGTTTCCTCGCCATAGGGGCGGGCCGATGCACCACGCTGAGCACTGCGGTCTAGGCCGGGTAGTTGAGGCAGCGGAGCGCTACGGGGCCCTGACCGACCAATCCCACCAGTGGCGCGTACCTGCGCTCTTGCGGGCGGCCGCTGAGGGCGCAGGGCGCTTCGCGGAAAGGTAA